The nucleotide sequence tttacttagttttttgttgtttttaaaaacaaaactcaaaactgttaaaatgtgagagagtctgatggctgattttacataagaattgtccggattataaaatccaaaatagtaaacatgaatccggattttaaaatccggaatgcaCAAGGGCATTTTTTGAAAAGTTACAGGGCATGGGAGAAGGTCATAGggtgagaaaagtaatagtctataTACAACACTCCACCACAATTCCAAGTAAGTTCATTCTATCTTACAAACCTCCCAGCCTCATTGTTTTCCACCTGACTTGGGTGTCAGAGCGCGTGTGCAGGTGCTACCCCCTTCTGTCTCACTAACAACAAGGTTTCTTCCATGGATTTCAACAAAATCTTCCACACCGAAGCATCTTCTTTATCAATCTATCGTATCAATGTGAGTATTATTATCTTCTTCAAGATAATATCGTTCTAGGACATAACATAACTTTTGTCTTAGACTATCATAGTTGGTGGTCGTGCTCATTTACTTATTTTGACATCAGTTAATTTGGCCTTAATGTCTTATTACTTAGTTGTCTTTTGTATTTTTAGTGGTCTTTTTTGGCTCACCTTTTACTAAAGAGACTACATTATTgatgttaatataattcatctttgtttgttaaaaaaagaaattgacttcttaaaaaaaatgtcaaaaaattgatatattgttgtaaaaaacaaaattctttttttgccaaacaaactaaattatgttcctttttaagtgattttattaagataaacaaatgcaaaataaattttaattttttataaaatctctaaGAGGAATGCTAACAACATACATTTAACACACACTTTTCAACGCATTCTTTTTGATTGGCTAAAATTCACATGAATCCCACCAAATTATGTGGGACCCACATGATTTGGTGGGACCCTTATTTTACTTACTTTGTTCTGATTAGAGTACTTATTATCCACTTTTTAGAGTACTTATTATGCACTGATTAGAGTTGTTCCTCCATCATTATGTATTGTTGATCACAAgcatgaaaataaaatcaatgatCGAGATTGAGAAGACCGTCCAATGGTAGGAGAGGATCTCGATTCCTTTTTCATCATGCTTTGAGTTACTAGAATATAAATTACGTTCTTTTTTACAAGAATACAAAATGGCTaattatatatttgatcttttAGCTTCTCTATTAGTTTTGTTTTGTGTCATTTAAGATTGGGGATTAGGTTTGTAATTAAGAAGCACACAAGAGTTTCCCTAGTACAATAAACAATTATTAGCTCAAAGATTTTAAGTAGGCAGCTATCCACTTGACTTAAAAACGTGGCTGGAGAGAGGATTTTAACCTCAATAGATATTAAATGGTTTAATCGTTTAACcccatttaaaatatatttaaattaaaatataacaaacatatataaaaatcaGACGCCCAAAATTCATCAAAgcccaaaattcaaaattctcaCCCTTGGGAAACCCTTTCCCCCAAATTTTCACATAAACTCTTTCTTATCACTATCAACCAGCTCATGAAAtccaaattcatcatcaaccCTCTCTCCTTACCGTCGATGTGGAACCCTCACTGAAACCCTTTCTCACCGTGAAACATTCAACATCAACCCTAACCCTCACCAAAAACTTTCATTCACTACTTTTATTAACTTATATTACCActtgttctctctctctctctctctctctctctctctctctctcactaaCTCATTCCGACGTGAATTTGGTTGCTTAGAAGCTGTTGGAGCCACTCATTGTCATGCCTTGTTCACCACACGACCACTCTCCACCCTCGTCAGCCTCAAGCGTGATATGGCCATCAACTTCTGCTTGGTTTCTCGCAGAACCACACCGTACTAGGAGATGTATGCTCTGATACTACTTGTAACATTCCAGACGATTTTCAGAATTGTCGATTGACCCCACAggccaacacgagtcttttcaccTTGTTTGTCCCCACTCACATGCTTTTCGGGAAACTTTCCAAAAGGTCACCCATaccaaaattgctccaagtcaagcatgcttaactgtggagttcttatggtttggattgtcaaaaaaaaggtGCATCTTGTTGGTAATatgtagtaccaaacaattcttatgtaaaattgagatacatttgaacaattttttctatagtaaagattgttgttggcgtcattaaaaaaagaatttagattatattttttttgttatattggtatcattgaaataaataatcatgattagtttggtttgttataacttaaaagcaacaaacatttatatttttagttaatccaaatcaaaatttcataaaaaaaacaccgttaataattttcaaatgttggCGCAACgtgtccgtcttttcgctagtcgtaataaaatcattttatgaataataatttattttttcaaatacaataattcaaaaggattttttttgttagaaaatcACATGGATTGTTGTGAATCCCCGAGTCTCCAAGACCGGATCGAACCACACCAATACAAAGAATAATGATATGTGGAGCGACGGAGAGTGGTAACCACCAAACAAAGTTTATTGTGCAAGCAAGAAACAACAATACACCACCTAGATCCAATCTAGGAAACAAGTGTGAAACACAAAGCAACAATCACAAGATAAAACaaggagagggaagaagaaaacaataacaCAAAGAGATTggtcacccagttcggtccaaacttaacctactctggaggagagtttgtactctccaatccactatcaaatgagttctttacaaaaGGGATACAAGGgcttacaagaaattagcttgacAAGTTCACtatgaacaaaccctaatttctacccctttcccaatctcaccaagacactcaatgattctctctacaaggtgtttcccatgttttcaacccaagagatactctaatcaaagaaccctaaaccctagagttgcccctttgatttcccaagtctctctctcttccaacctctcttcaaatctgcacaagaacacttaagtactagtcttcctctgttccaatcgtgtcacgattttcccaatcgtgtcacgatttgcgtcCGTCCCAAGGaacgaccagtccttatcaaggatacttaacgagcaagtttcacgatcgtgtcacgattttgccacaatcgtgacacgaatttGCACCCTGCAACCCTAGCTCACGGCAcctccaatcgtgtcacgactccaaaatcgtggcacgatttccctgttcttccagaccacaaatttgaagacaatctCAACATGGATCTTTTGAAAGTCggtttctctctctcatctaaatagGATTTTaagttagaaaaaataaaagcgtAAATATATGCTGAGATTCAAAAGATTAAGATTAGGTAAAATTGTGTTTTAGTTGATCATTAACTTGCATAATAAGATAATTAGAGAAAGatttattttgttacaaaacACAAAGTTAATACATATCTTTTACGCAAATTACTGAATTCAGTTATTTCATtcgtgtgtgtatatataggTATCGTGACTCTCACAATCACACACTCACACTCGATCGAAAAACAAAACAGTCAAACAAACGAGAGAAGAGAATCATGGGTTTTACGGTCGCAGAGAGACTAAGGAGAGAAGAGTATGTGTTCCATGCAAAACTAGCACAACAAGCGGAACGCTACGAGGAGATGGTTTCCTTCATGCAGAAGATAGTTGTAGGGTACACACCAGCCTCAGAGCTTAGCTTGGAAGAGATGAACCTACTATCTGTCGCTTACAAGAACGCGACCGAACCACTTCGTGCGGCGTTGAGAATCCTTTCAAAGGAGGAAGAAGGTAGAAAGAATGAAGATGTTCACTTTGTGCATGTTAAGAAATACAAGTCCAAAGTTGAATCGGAGTTGGAGAATGTTTGTGGTAGTATTCTGGAGTTGCTGGATTCGAAACTTATACCTTCTGCTTCATCGAGTGAGATTAGGGTTGTTTATTATCAGATGAAAGGTGATTATCAAAGGTATATGGCTGAGTTTAAGATTGGTGATGACAAAAAATCTGCTGTTGAGGATATTATCTTGTCTTACAAGGCTGCacaggtttttttttctaaaccctaaccctaaaaaaaatgctgttttatttagttattattattttttttaatttgaaagatTTATTAACTAATATGTTGTGATTGTTTGAAGGATATTGCTGCTGCGGATCTTCGATCTTCTCATCCTATAAGATTGGGTTTGGCTTTGAATTTCTCGGTTTTCTATTATGAAATTCTTAACCGGTTTGACGAAGGTCTTGACATGGCTAGACAGGTTTGTGTTAATCCAatcttgtttgtttgttttgcaatgactatgAGGGATATATGCACTATGAAGTTATACTAATAGTTGTGTTCTTCCTTTAATTTGTGATGAATGTTTTCTATGAAATAGTTTGAGAAAATAGTTtgagaaaattaataatattaagcatgtaattatatgtgtagGTGAATGAACAAAGGCCTATTCTTATCAAATGCTTTATGTGTCTCTCTTTTCTGTTCATGTTTGGCTTGTACTTGTActgaatcaattttattttccttgTTGATAGGCTTTAGATGAAGCACGTAATGAGCTCAAATTGGGAGATGAATACTACAAAGACAGCACGGTTCGCATGCAACTTTTGAGAAACAACATCACCCTCTGGACTTTTGATGACACGGTAAAATGTCTATACAATAATCATCACGTCAAAGCATTTTGATTAATAATCATTGGTCTCTTTATAATATTATCCCAAGTTGATCATAATCTAAGTTAAAGCTATATTTGGCTTCATGCAGGACCAGCTAGACGAGCATTGAGCACTGATATTCCATATAGGTTGACAGACGGGGTGTATTCTTCCTCTGAAGGAGATGTCATTTTAGTCATTCCATATAAGTGTTAATTAAGAATCACCCTCATTAGGTCCATCTTGCTTTTGATTTTAGTCATTAGCTAGGAGGACAGGGATGGTCTTTTTGTTGTTGGTTTCAGTGTTGTAGGTGCTCTTTCTTTAGGTTTGGTTGGGGTGTTTTTGGGCATTTTGTGTGTTCCATTCCTCATGTACATTGATTACCTTTTtcttatatatctatatatctatttgccattcaaacaaaaaaaaaaaatcaccgactcgaatatataatttgtttcgAGAAAGACATACTTACTAAATCGATCTCTTGCTCGGTCACAACACTGTTAAATAATCGAGTATTGTGATACAATACAAAACCTTTCAAACGACGAGCCTTAAAAGTGAAGGCATTAGCTGACTCTAACCTTTCAAATGACGTTGCTATGTTGCTTTCTTGCActtaaaaatgttaatatttttgttgataatatttttgttgataatataTCTAGTAAGATTCGATTCACCATTAGAAAAATAGATCTTCAGATTAACAAATTAAATCTTGATTTGACAACTATGCGATATTGAATGACATTGAAAAAAGGATCGTTTGTTTTCGCAAAAACCCATCTTTACCTTGATGATGTGAGCCAATCCACTGCTTCTAACTGTAATAGGTCTGGCTGCTAGGCCTTACATTGTTCCAAGAAGTTCTTTTAATTTGTCCTTACTaggaaaacataaaaaaaaaatatccctaAGGTTTTGTATGGAAGATTAATAAGTGACATTACCTTATTTACTAAGACAGAACTTGGAAAGACTTGGCTATGTCTAAGTGGAAAATCGATACAATCTAACCCACCATACTAACTGCACTGGAAAAGAACGGAACTATGATGGTTGTTCACGAATTCAGTTCGTGAACTATATTTGCCACAACTCAGTTCATTTGGTGCAATTCAGTTTGATTTAactgtttctgttttttttaactcttaTATTTGATTCGGTTcagtttaattttctttttatatatccTAATTTCAGTTTTACTATAACAATTTGGTATAGTTCGGTTCGCAAAGAATCAGTCCAGTTCAAAAAGGTACAGTTTAAGTGTCATGAGCAAAGGATAGAAGACATGCAAATGGCAAAGTCTACTGATATTGTCACCTTTGAAGGATGACTGCCGAGACACTCCGGCAAGATACATATGATTGCAACATCTTTAGTTCAGTAGTAAAATCTAGTTTACTGTTTTCATTTTCACCTCAACTAATAAACATAAGAGAATGGAAATTCAACATTTCGCTCACCATTTTCGTTTACAATAGTTCAGTAGTCAAAACactattttcattatttctttAAGAGACTAATGAAAATAGTGTTTTAAGAAACTTTATTAAAACGAATAAGATCACTTGTCTCTATCACAATTATTGACTACAATTGTCTTCCATATACTTCTTAGGAATTTATAAACACAGATTTTAGAAATTgaaaactgaatatttttagAAAGTTAATACATGATGATGGCAAAAAACAAACAAGGACTCACCTCACCTAGTCACTCATATGATCACTTGTCTGTTGATAATTAAACATGGAATGTGAGAAATTTTAGGCCACTCTTTCCCTCCATTGCTTTTGCAACTTGCTTCCAGTAAAGGACACTTCTTGATGGTCAATACAGAAAGAGAAGAAGGAAGTCCCTCTTCTGGCAAGGATTCGAGTTTTCGACAGTATGCAATCTCAAGGTTTTCAAGAGATGTGAGATGCTGCAGCCACTTTCCATCCAAGCATTTTACATCAAGAAGATTATATATGTATAGTGACACCAGAGAATTTGGAAGCAATGGCACATTCATTTCCATAAGTGCATTCAAAAGATCATCACCTCCAATGCGCAATGTTGTAAGAAAAGTGAGCCTTTGCAAAATCCACTCACTGATAGCTCTTGTCCAAGAACTTCCGCGACTGCAGACGTTTAAACTTCGTAAATTGATAGGTAAACCTTCATTTGCAAAAGACACAagatttggaagattttgaataGTTAATCCTTTTAGGCCAGTGAAAATATTGATTGGTTCTGGAAGTGAATTAAGCTTGTCACACATTGACACATTCAAATAGGTAAGATTAGGTGCACTAAATTCATTTGTGGAAAACGACTCAAGTTCAGAACAAGAATGTATGCTCAAATACTGAAGAAACAAGAGACTTTGTGTTGGATTTTCCGCAATTGAAATGAGTTTCAGATGTTCACAACGCATAATTCTAAGACTTTTGAGCACAGGAAGAGAGCCTAGAGTAAAAGATGTCAATGAATGACAACTATTGTGTATTTCCAATTCCTCAAGTGATTTGTAATTACACAAAGATTCATGAGGAAGGAATTCTAGATTCTCACAATCACGTAAAGTGAGTGACCGCAAAGTTGTAGGTAGACCGTCTCTAGGGAATGAAGCCGAGGAAGGAATTCTCGAGAGGGTTAAGTCTAGGATCAAGTTGGTGCAGTTGAGCACAAGTGATGAATGAAAGTTTGTTGGTATGTTTTCTGTGAAGTATAACATTGAGTTAGGAAACAATAGAGGACAGCCAGATAATTCAAAAGTTGAGGAAATTTGGTTTATAGGTAAGGTTCCTTTAAGTTTTGGACAATCCTTTAGAGATAGATGTAACAAATTTGGAAAATCTGTTGTTGTATCTCCAATCAAGTTCCAGTCCTCCCACTCTGGCATATCCCTGAAGCGCAAAACCTGCAAGGAGGGAAATGGTTGAAATAAAGAGGAACTAGAACTACTTCCATAGAATTCAGCACCAACAATCTTCACTGATTTCATACCAGAAATGTATAGTTCCCTGAGACCAAGTAGTTGTCCAAGTGGTGGAAGTGACCAACAATGATCGCAATCACTTATGCACAAGTACACCATATGAGCAAATGAAGAATCACCAAACCAATTCGGAAAGCTAGTTCCACCGTAGGATTTTATGGTTAGTTTCTTCAAACTTGAAGGAGGTTGTAGCTGTTCAAGTACAAGTCTTTCAATTTGTGTATCTAAAGTAGCACCATAATCCCATTCTAACGATAACTCATCGACTTTTTCTTTGCTTTTCAAATTGGCTTGAAAAGCTTCAAAGGGATCAGTAACATTTTGTAGTTTTGAAAGGGAAAGTTTACCTTGTAGATTGGTGAAGTTTTTTAGCTCTCCAACCTTCAAACCTTCTTGCGATTTGCTGACAATAAAGGCAGACAAAGTTTGAAGATTTTGTAGTTTGGCTATTTGTGAAGGCATGTACTTCAAGTTTGTGCCACAAATATCAAGGTGTCTTAGATTGATCAAATTTCCCATATCCTCAGGCAATTCAATTAGTAACCAACATCTGGACAACAACAAAGTCTGCAAATTGTAGAGCTTGCATGTTTCATATGGCAACCTTTGAATTTTAGTGTTGGAAAGATCCAGATATCGGAGATGAATCAAGTTTCCAAGATATTGAGGCAGATCGGTGATATTAAGGTAGTATGACAAGGACAATACCCGTAGAGGTCGTATTTCTGATAACAAGTCATGTAAAACCTTGTTTGATAAGAAATATTTAGCATAATGTTGGTCTGGTAGCCACTCTAGTCTTACTGGTAACGATATGAATGTTCGAAGGCGTTTTGATTCATAGAGGCTGTCAAATTTATTGAAAGAGTCATACTTGCCTTTGTTGTATGACAAATGACGTACTCTTTCGACACTTTCTTGTAACTTTCGGTCGCCATACCTGATACAGTATGAAGATGAAACCATTGTAGCTAAATCATTAATG is from Medicago truncatula cultivar Jemalong A17 chromosome 1, MtrunA17r5.0-ANR, whole genome shotgun sequence and encodes:
- the LOC25480430 gene encoding 14-3-3-like protein B; its protein translation is MGFTVAERLRREEYVFHAKLAQQAERYEEMVSFMQKIVVGYTPASELSLEEMNLLSVAYKNATEPLRAALRILSKEEEGRKNEDVHFVHVKKYKSKVESELENVCGSILELLDSKLIPSASSSEIRVVYYQMKGDYQRYMAEFKIGDDKKSAVEDIILSYKAAQDIAAADLRSSHPIRLGLALNFSVFYYEILNRFDEGLDMARQALDEARNELKLGDEYYKDSTVRMQLLRNNITLWTFDDTDQLDEH
- the LOC25482844 gene encoding putative disease resistance RPP13-like protein 1 isoform X1, which translates into the protein MAAAFVGEAFLSASVEVLLNKIVSKEFLNFFHSKELDVSLLKKLKITLLSLQAVLNDAEEKQITNPAVKEWLDELTHVVFDADDLLDEINTEALRWKIEGCPQSQTIIDQVIYLYSSPFKRFPEAIYSRIHELFQRLEHFALQKDILQLKQGVSNSIWYGNPTSSVVVDESSICGRDDEKKKLKEFLLLEDGSVSGSKIGVISIVGMGGLGKTTLAKLLFNDHEVEDNFDLKAWAYISKDFDVCRVTKVILESITFKPVDTNNLNILQVELQQSLRNRRFLLVLDDIWDGSYVDWNNLMDIFSAGEKGSRIIVTTRDESVARSMQTSFPIYHLLPLASEDCWSLLAKHAFGPYNCRNRSNLEFIGKEIVKKCDGLPIAAVALGGLLRSELSENRWNKVLKSNIWDLSNVKVLPALLLSYNHLPSPLKQCFTYCSIFPKNFIFEKQMVVQLWIAEGFVHQSKSRKTMEEVADEYFDELVSRSLIHRWSVNDCVHYKMHDLINDLATMVSSSYCIRYGDRKLQESVERVRHLSYNKGKYDSFNKFDSLYESKRLRTFISLPVRLEWLPDQHYAKYFLSNKVLHDLLSEIRPLRVLSLSYYLNITDLPQYLGNLIHLRYLDLSNTKIQRLPYETCKLYNLQTLLLSRCWLLIELPEDMGNLINLRHLDICGTNLKYMPSQIAKLQNLQTLSAFIVSKSQEGLKVGELKNFTNLQGKLSLSKLQNVTDPFEAFQANLKSKEKVDELSLEWDYGATLDTQIERLVLEQLQPPSSLKKLTIKSYGGTSFPNWFGDSSFAHMVYLCISDCDHCWSLPPLGQLLGLRELYISGMKSVKIVGAEFYGSSSSSSLFQPFPSLQVLRFRDMPEWEDWNLIGDTTTDFPNLLHLSLKDCPKLKGTLPINQISSTFELSGCPLLFPNSMLYFTENIPTNFHSSLVLNCTNLILDLTLSRIPSSASFPRDGLPTTLRSLTLRDCENLEFLPHESLCNYKSLEELEIHNSCHSLTSFTLGSLPVLKSLRIMRCEHLKLISIAENPTQSLLFLQYLSIHSCSELESFSTNEFSAPNLTYLNVSMCDKLNSLPEPINIFTGLKGLTIQNLPNLVSFANEGLPINLRSLNVCSRGSSWTRAISEWILQRLTFLTTLRIGGDDLLNALMEMNVPLLPNSLVSLYIYNLLDVKCLDGKWLQHLTSLENLEIAYCRKLESLPEEGLPSSLSVLTIKKCPLLEASCKSNGGKEWPKISHIPCLIINRQVII